In one window of Bacteriovorax sp. BAL6_X DNA:
- a CDS encoding L-threonylcarbamoyladenylate synthase gives MIEYVIAENPDDRVLQKVSQALNNGELVCLPTDTSWVVIASPFSKKGIERIYKYKNAPKLKAFSLLCDSISMASDVANIDDGVFRYIKRIIPGHYTFIFNANKKITKAVAANKTDHEVGIRFVPSTLISRLLDIHGEPVLSSNIDLDKFTPSLSSYDDLYSYMIEESLAGIISLIVDPGEHEFVGSSTIVDFTNGEADVIRQGAGIL, from the coding sequence TTGATTGAATATGTAATTGCTGAAAATCCAGATGATCGCGTATTACAAAAAGTTTCACAGGCTCTTAATAATGGAGAGCTTGTGTGCTTACCAACTGATACGAGTTGGGTCGTTATCGCATCTCCTTTTAGTAAAAAAGGAATTGAAAGAATTTATAAATATAAGAATGCTCCAAAATTAAAAGCATTTTCACTCTTATGTGATTCTATATCGATGGCCTCTGATGTGGCCAATATTGATGATGGTGTTTTTCGCTATATTAAGCGAATTATTCCAGGTCACTATACGTTTATATTTAATGCCAATAAGAAAATTACTAAGGCCGTTGCTGCAAACAAAACTGATCACGAAGTAGGGATCCGCTTTGTTCCATCTACTCTTATTAGTCGACTACTTGATATACATGGAGAGCCAGTTTTATCGAGCAATATTGATTTAGATAAGTTTACGCCATCTCTCTCTTCTTATGATGATTTATACTCATATATGATTGAAGAATCATTGGCCGGAATTATTTCACTCATTGTTGACCCAGGAGAGCATGAGTTTGTAGGCTCATCAACAATTGTAGACTTCACTAATGGTGAAGCGGATGTCATTAGACAAGGCGCAGGCATCCTTTAA
- a CDS encoding HAD family phosphatase, which yields MNSIGNKLSNFSVLDSTVIDEILAIAKTRPYIFFDMDGTILNSEPLHYEVVKSLCNGKKIPTMEETYGMSDGEVFPMIQEALALNSLEEYLIRKNEALVELIGQSDASNIRHRNIQELLKRLRDSGARLALVTASQYEVTHPILKHCELDSYFEKIITDREVDYSKPNPAPYLLAQEFFKAQTHECLIFEDSPTGIEAAQRAGIDHVVVKWFEGE from the coding sequence ATGAATTCGATCGGAAATAAGCTTAGTAATTTCAGTGTTTTAGATAGCACTGTTATTGATGAAATTTTGGCCATTGCAAAAACAAGACCTTATATCTTCTTTGATATGGATGGAACAATCCTAAATAGTGAGCCTCTTCACTATGAAGTTGTTAAATCTCTGTGTAATGGAAAGAAAATACCAACAATGGAAGAAACCTATGGCATGTCTGATGGCGAGGTTTTTCCAATGATTCAAGAAGCACTGGCCCTTAATAGCCTAGAAGAATATCTCATAAGGAAAAATGAAGCATTGGTTGAACTCATTGGCCAGTCCGACGCAAGTAATATAAGACATAGAAATATTCAGGAGCTACTAAAACGCTTAAGAGATAGTGGTGCTCGACTTGCACTTGTGACAGCAAGTCAATATGAAGTGACTCATCCAATCTTAAAACATTGTGAATTAGATAGTTACTTTGAAAAAATTATTACAGATAGAGAAGTAGATTATTCAAAGCCTAATCCTGCTCCATATTTATTGGCCCAGGAATTTTTTAAAGCTCAAACACATGAATGTCTAATTTTTGAAGACTCACCTACAGGAATCGAAGCTGCCCAAAGAGCAGGCATTGATCACGTTGTAGTAAAATGGTTTGAAGGAGAATAA
- the meaB gene encoding methylmalonyl Co-A mutase-associated GTPase MeaB has protein sequence MQIDIQKLKSGNIRSLSKFITLIESKKSEHQKEAQSLLNEILPLTGDSIRIGISGTPGVGKSTFIESLGLHLIDKGLKVAVLAIDPSSPLSGGSLLGDKTRMEKLAQEKNAFIRPTPSSGNLGGVALKTREVMLACEAAGYDVVLIETVGVGQSEYDVANIVDLFTVLLLPGGGDELQGIKKGIIELCDNIVINKADGDNKQKAHDTMVQYKSALGVIKTEQKIGANVMMSSALENKGVTEYWELIEKIYQENQEKIQLKRKRQNQDWLKKLFNELLENKVRANPSLQSEWTKLNDNILNEVETPLSAANKLIQILFSK, from the coding sequence ATGCAAATAGATATCCAGAAATTAAAAAGTGGAAATATTAGATCACTTTCTAAATTCATCACTCTAATCGAAAGTAAGAAGAGCGAGCATCAAAAAGAAGCTCAATCATTATTAAACGAGATTCTTCCATTAACTGGAGATTCTATTCGTATTGGTATTTCTGGAACACCAGGGGTTGGTAAGTCGACATTTATCGAATCCCTGGGACTTCATTTAATTGACAAGGGGCTAAAGGTTGCAGTCCTGGCCATTGACCCTAGCTCTCCCCTAAGTGGAGGAAGCCTTCTAGGTGACAAAACTCGAATGGAGAAGCTGGCCCAAGAAAAAAATGCTTTTATTCGCCCTACTCCTTCATCTGGAAACCTTGGTGGAGTAGCTCTAAAGACGAGAGAAGTCATGCTTGCCTGTGAAGCTGCAGGCTATGATGTTGTACTTATTGAGACAGTTGGTGTCGGTCAGTCCGAGTATGATGTTGCAAATATTGTGGACTTATTCACAGTACTTCTACTTCCAGGTGGAGGTGATGAACTTCAAGGAATAAAAAAGGGTATTATTGAACTCTGTGACAATATCGTTATCAATAAAGCAGATGGTGATAATAAACAAAAAGCACACGATACAATGGTTCAATATAAGTCAGCTCTTGGCGTGATTAAAACAGAGCAAAAAATCGGCGCAAATGTAATGATGTCCTCCGCCTTAGAGAATAAAGGCGTAACAGAATATTGGGAATTAATTGAAAAAATCTACCAAGAAAACCAAGAAAAAATTCAGCTAAAACGTAAAAGACAGAATCAAGACTGGCTTAAGAAACTATTTAATGAATTACTTGAAAATAAGGTTAGGGCCAACCCATCTCTTCAGTCAGAATGGACAAAGCTAAATGACAATATCTTAAATGAAGTTGAAACACCTCTTAGTGCTGCAAATAAATTAATTCAAATCTTATTTAGCAAATAA
- the scpA gene encoding methylmalonyl-CoA mutase — MSKLDTWKELAEKESRGKGIKVTQTPEGIEMKALYTKADIENNNLTDTMPGMDPFIRGPRATMYTGRPWTIRQYAGFSTAKESNDFYKKALAAGGQGVSVAFDLATHRGYDSDHPRVKGDVGKAGVAIDTVEDMKVLFDGIPLDKVSVSMTMNGAVLPVLAGYIVAAKEQGVSLDQLSGTIQNDILKEFMVRNTYIFPPAPSMKVIADIFEYTSNNMPKFNSISISGYHIQEAGADAALELAYTLADGKEYIDTAIKAGMQIDQFAPRLSFFFGIGMNFYMEIAKLRAARLLWSEIVEEYEPKNIKSKMLRTHCQTSGWSLTEQDPYNNIIRTTIEAMAAVFGGTQSLHTNSFDEAIALPTEFSARIARNTQIILQEETGITNTVDPWGGSYMMETLTKEIADKARDLIKEIQEAGGMAKAIETGLPKLKIEESAALKQARIDRGEDVIVGVNKYKPTKEDHVEVLEIDNVQVLNEQIKRLEEIRESRDEAKVSECMAKLEYYAKTGNGNGLELAVEAMEARCSVGEITYALEKEWGRYNANTKTVSGVYGKSFESDEEWMSIKNDIDQFEKDFGRRPRILVAKMGQDGHDRGAKVVATAYADVGFDVDLSPLFSTPEEVAKQAVENDVHVVGASSLAAGHKTLIPELIAELKKLDAEDIIVVAGGVIPRKDYDFLYEAGVKGIYGPGTTIAEAAKDVITKIKEAQK, encoded by the coding sequence ATGAGTAAGTTAGATACTTGGAAAGAACTAGCAGAAAAAGAATCAAGAGGAAAAGGGATTAAAGTAACTCAAACTCCGGAAGGAATTGAGATGAAGGCCCTTTATACGAAAGCAGATATTGAAAATAATAACCTTACAGACACGATGCCTGGAATGGACCCATTTATCAGAGGGCCTAGAGCAACGATGTATACAGGTCGTCCGTGGACGATTCGTCAATACGCTGGATTTTCAACAGCTAAAGAATCGAATGATTTTTATAAGAAAGCACTGGCCGCAGGTGGACAAGGTGTCTCAGTTGCCTTCGATCTTGCAACACACAGAGGTTATGACTCAGATCACCCGCGAGTAAAAGGTGATGTTGGTAAAGCTGGTGTGGCCATTGATACTGTTGAAGATATGAAAGTTCTCTTTGATGGCATTCCACTAGATAAGGTATCGGTATCGATGACAATGAACGGTGCCGTTCTTCCAGTACTAGCAGGATATATCGTTGCAGCAAAGGAACAAGGTGTATCTCTTGACCAACTTTCAGGAACTATTCAAAACGATATTCTAAAAGAGTTTATGGTAAGAAATACTTATATCTTCCCTCCGGCCCCTTCAATGAAAGTTATCGCAGATATTTTTGAATATACTTCGAATAATATGCCAAAGTTTAACTCAATCTCGATTTCTGGTTACCACATTCAAGAAGCTGGTGCTGACGCCGCCCTAGAGCTTGCCTATACACTTGCAGATGGAAAAGAATATATTGATACTGCAATTAAGGCAGGGATGCAGATTGATCAATTTGCTCCAAGACTTTCATTCTTCTTTGGTATTGGGATGAACTTCTATATGGAAATTGCAAAGCTTCGTGCCGCAAGACTTCTATGGTCAGAAATCGTAGAAGAGTATGAACCAAAGAATATTAAATCTAAGATGTTACGTACTCACTGTCAGACTTCTGGTTGGTCTCTAACGGAACAAGATCCATATAATAATATTATTCGTACAACAATTGAAGCAATGGCCGCTGTATTCGGTGGAACTCAATCTCTTCACACAAACTCTTTTGATGAAGCAATAGCGCTTCCGACAGAATTCTCAGCTCGTATTGCAAGAAATACTCAAATCATCCTCCAAGAAGAAACTGGTATTACCAATACAGTTGATCCTTGGGGTGGTTCATATATGATGGAGACTCTAACAAAAGAGATTGCTGATAAAGCACGTGACCTAATCAAGGAAATTCAAGAAGCTGGTGGCATGGCCAAAGCAATCGAAACGGGACTTCCAAAACTTAAGATTGAAGAATCTGCAGCACTAAAGCAAGCACGTATTGATCGCGGCGAAGATGTAATTGTAGGGGTTAATAAATACAAACCTACAAAAGAAGACCATGTTGAAGTTCTTGAAATCGATAATGTTCAAGTGCTTAACGAGCAAATCAAGAGACTTGAAGAAATTCGTGAATCACGAGATGAAGCAAAAGTTAGTGAATGCATGGCCAAGCTTGAGTACTATGCTAAAACTGGTAATGGAAACGGCCTAGAGCTTGCGGTTGAAGCAATGGAAGCCCGCTGTAGTGTTGGGGAAATAACTTACGCTCTCGAGAAAGAGTGGGGACGCTACAATGCAAATACTAAAACTGTTTCAGGTGTTTACGGTAAATCATTTGAAAGTGATGAGGAATGGATGAGTATTAAGAATGATATTGACCAATTCGAAAAAGATTTTGGACGTCGTCCGAGAATCTTAGTTGCAAAAATGGGACAAGATGGACATGACCGAGGAGCAAAAGTTGTCGCAACAGCTTATGCCGATGTAGGTTTTGATGTTGACCTTTCTCCACTTTTCTCAACTCCTGAAGAAGTCGCAAAGCAAGCAGTAGAAAATGATGTACACGTCGTTGGAGCATCTTCACTTGCGGCCGGACATAAGACTCTTATTCCAGAACTAATTGCAGAGCTTAAAAAACTTGATGCTGAAGATATCATCGTTGTTGCTGGAGGAGTAATCCCTAGAAAAGACTACGACTTCTTATATGAAGCTGGTGTTAAAGGTATCTATGGGCCAGGAACTACGATTGCTGAAGCCGCAAAAGATGTAATTACTAAAATCAAAGAGGCCCAAAAGTAA
- the hflK gene encoding FtsH protease activity modulator HflK, which produces MSFNNGQAPRNDFEKMKQDLDKGLKLLGPFFVFIVLVIFGYTSFYTVEPDEEAVVIRLGKYINTNTPGLHFKIPFGIDEVIKVKVKTVLQEEFGFRTKSTRSRRSSYSGDNFDNESLMLTGDLNVASVEWAVQYQVRDPFKFIFQTSEPVRNIRDISESIMRRVVGDRSVTDVLTVGKVEIEADAKVLMQEVIDKYDMGVSIISVKLQDVNPPQVVKASFNEVNEAKQEQEKAINEAEGAYNKVIPEARGKAEKMVSEAEGYAAALVNRAEGDVAKFKEILKEYRRAPKITKKRLYIEAMEGLYKKYDNLTIIDPKVKGLLPIYNQGAKK; this is translated from the coding sequence ATGTCTTTTAATAATGGACAAGCACCAAGGAATGACTTCGAAAAAATGAAACAAGATTTAGATAAGGGGCTCAAGTTACTTGGCCCCTTTTTTGTATTTATTGTTTTAGTAATTTTCGGATACACATCTTTTTATACTGTTGAGCCTGACGAAGAGGCCGTGGTAATTCGTCTGGGGAAGTATATTAATACTAATACTCCAGGTCTTCATTTTAAAATTCCATTTGGAATAGATGAAGTTATCAAGGTTAAGGTTAAAACAGTTCTTCAAGAAGAATTTGGATTTAGAACAAAGAGCACAAGATCTCGTCGTTCGTCTTACTCAGGTGACAATTTTGATAATGAATCTCTCATGTTAACGGGGGATTTAAATGTTGCCTCAGTTGAGTGGGCAGTACAATATCAAGTAAGAGATCCATTTAAGTTTATTTTTCAAACAAGTGAACCAGTTAGAAATATTCGTGACATTTCAGAATCAATTATGAGGAGAGTTGTCGGGGATAGATCTGTAACAGATGTATTAACTGTTGGAAAGGTTGAAATTGAAGCTGATGCAAAGGTTTTAATGCAAGAAGTGATTGATAAATATGATATGGGAGTTTCAATTATTTCGGTAAAACTTCAAGATGTTAATCCACCTCAAGTTGTTAAGGCTTCATTTAATGAAGTTAACGAAGCAAAACAAGAACAAGAAAAGGCCATTAACGAAGCAGAGGGTGCTTATAATAAGGTTATTCCTGAAGCACGTGGTAAGGCCGAGAAAATGGTTTCTGAAGCCGAAGGTTATGCTGCTGCACTTGTGAACCGTGCAGAAGGGGATGTTGCGAAATTTAAGGAAATTCTTAAAGAATATCGTCGCGCTCCAAAAATTACAAAGAAACGCCTTTATATTGAAGCAATGGAAGGGCTTTATAAGAAGTACGATAATCTTACGATTATTGATCCAAAGGTTAAGGGACTTCTGCCGATTTACAACCAAGGAGCTAAGAAATGA
- a CDS encoding acetyl-CoA carboxylase biotin carboxyl carrier protein subunit: MRTYLINDNEEVIVDLTRTKVHDHSLVEFDFSTLKEGERNLHETMWLRKLCGQYFISKDNKTWKKIPRQDLPSRVVNVDKVYSLFRGYKPSGLGGADAGELLTKMPGKVVKINVEVGQPVKAGETLIILEAMKMENEIKSGIDGTVKAIHVKEGDALEENVLMLEVEA, from the coding sequence ATGAGAACATATTTAATTAATGATAATGAAGAAGTAATCGTTGATTTAACAAGAACTAAAGTTCACGATCACAGCTTAGTTGAGTTTGATTTTTCTACATTAAAAGAAGGCGAAAGAAACCTTCATGAAACGATGTGGTTAAGAAAGCTCTGTGGCCAATACTTTATCTCTAAGGATAATAAAACTTGGAAAAAGATCCCAAGACAAGATCTTCCATCAAGAGTTGTGAATGTTGATAAGGTATACTCTTTATTTAGAGGATATAAGCCTTCTGGCTTAGGTGGAGCTGACGCTGGTGAGCTTCTTACTAAAATGCCAGGTAAAGTTGTTAAGATCAATGTTGAAGTTGGTCAACCTGTTAAGGCCGGTGAAACTCTAATTATTCTTGAGGCCATGAAAATGGAGAATGAGATTAAGAGTGGAATTGATGGTACAGTTAAAGCAATTCACGTTAAAGAAGGGGACGCATTAGAAGAAAACGTCCTCATGTTAGAAGTAGAAGCATAG
- the hflC gene encoding protease modulator HflC: protein MNKVVTLIVVVFIGLILGKQSLFIVSEGRQAIITEFGKPVGKPITDAGLHYKKPFVQDVRFVDKRILSWDGFPNQIPTKDKKFIKVDTTARFKIIDALKFIQTVRNTEGAKKRIDTILDSATRNVISSHDLVEAVRNSNAIIEKLNTTKVDVNEIEEEITGDIEDVNVGREKLSQLIVSKADGELEQFGIQLIDVQLRRISYEKSVERKVYERMISERQRIAQKIRSIGEGEKAKIEGRLVKDLQTIQSEGYKKSQLIKGRAEAKASAVYAKAFSQDPSFFEFVRSLEAYKTSIKGKTKFIISNDNEFLKYLR from the coding sequence ATGAATAAAGTTGTAACTCTGATTGTTGTTGTTTTTATCGGTTTAATTTTAGGAAAGCAGTCACTTTTTATTGTTAGTGAAGGTCGACAAGCAATTATCACTGAATTTGGTAAACCCGTTGGTAAGCCGATAACAGATGCAGGTCTTCATTATAAGAAACCTTTTGTTCAAGATGTACGCTTTGTTGATAAGCGAATTCTTAGCTGGGATGGTTTTCCAAATCAGATACCTACAAAAGATAAGAAATTCATTAAAGTAGATACAACGGCAAGATTTAAAATTATCGATGCTCTTAAATTTATCCAAACTGTACGTAATACTGAAGGTGCAAAAAAGAGAATTGATACGATCTTAGACTCAGCAACAAGAAATGTAATTTCATCTCATGATCTTGTTGAGGCCGTACGTAATTCTAATGCAATTATTGAAAAGTTAAATACTACTAAAGTTGATGTTAACGAAATTGAAGAAGAAATAACTGGTGATATTGAAGATGTAAACGTTGGTAGAGAAAAATTATCTCAACTAATTGTAAGTAAAGCCGATGGAGAGTTAGAACAATTTGGTATTCAACTTATTGATGTACAATTAAGACGCATTTCTTATGAAAAGTCAGTAGAACGTAAAGTATACGAAAGAATGATTTCAGAACGTCAGAGAATTGCACAAAAGATTAGATCAATCGGAGAAGGTGAAAAGGCCAAGATTGAAGGACGTTTAGTAAAAGATTTACAAACAATTCAATCAGAAGGTTATAAGAAGTCACAATTGATTAAAGGTCGTGCGGAAGCAAAGGCTTCAGCAGTTTATGCGAAGGCTTTCTCTCAAGATCCTAGCTTTTTTGAGTTTGTAAGATCTCTTGAGGCATATAAGACTTCAATTAAAGGTAAGACTAAGTTTATAATTTCTAATGATAACGAATTTTTAAAATATTTGAGGTAA
- a CDS encoding acetyl/propionyl/methylcrotonyl-CoA carboxylase subunit alpha, which translates to MMIRQPKNMERRVLIANRGEIASRVAKACRELGHTAIGIYTDNEPQGTHLQFCDEWVYLPGNTNAETYLNVEKLVALAKEVKADGVHPGYGFLSENRDFANALSDAGITFIGPHVEAIRVMGDKATSKKLANDAGVPTVPGTDHAVPTVDEAVEIASRIGYPVLLKAVAGGGGRGMRACKDEAEVRAQFEAVGRESMAAFNNGDLLVEKLIVNPRHIEVQILADKKGNTFHFFERECSVQRRHQKIIEEAPSPFIGTDEELRQSVCETAVKLAKAVNYDSAGTVEFIMGEDKQFYFLEMNTRIQVEHPITEEITGMDLIVCMIQAAFGDELGIPSQEFIRRSGHAIECRICAEDPITMLPAPGLVTGFETNFPQGTRFDHCLYKGLEVTPDFDPMVGKLVCKGIVRDVAVRKMNAALDGLFIEGLKTNLPLLKEIMTEKNFVEGHYSTAYIGEIAPQNNVKTDLDHIKLYTIIAGSEARRMGI; encoded by the coding sequence ATGATGATCAGACAGCCAAAGAACATGGAAAGAAGAGTACTAATTGCTAACCGTGGAGAAATTGCTTCACGTGTTGCAAAAGCTTGTCGTGAGCTTGGGCATACTGCGATTGGTATTTACACAGATAATGAACCACAAGGGACTCACTTACAATTTTGTGATGAATGGGTATACCTTCCAGGAAATACAAACGCTGAGACATACCTTAATGTTGAAAAGCTTGTAGCTCTTGCAAAAGAAGTAAAAGCCGATGGTGTACACCCAGGTTACGGTTTTCTTTCTGAAAATAGAGATTTTGCAAATGCTCTATCTGATGCAGGTATTACTTTTATTGGTCCACACGTTGAGGCCATTAGAGTTATGGGTGATAAGGCAACATCTAAGAAGCTAGCAAATGATGCTGGTGTTCCTACTGTTCCAGGTACAGATCACGCTGTTCCAACTGTTGATGAAGCGGTTGAGATTGCAAGTAGAATTGGTTATCCAGTTCTACTAAAAGCTGTTGCCGGTGGTGGTGGACGTGGTATGCGTGCATGTAAAGATGAAGCTGAAGTACGTGCTCAGTTTGAAGCCGTAGGACGTGAGTCTATGGCAGCTTTCAATAACGGAGATCTTTTAGTTGAGAAACTAATTGTTAACCCTCGTCACATTGAAGTTCAGATTCTTGCAGATAAGAAAGGTAATACTTTCCACTTTTTTGAAAGAGAGTGTTCGGTACAAAGAAGACACCAGAAGATTATTGAAGAAGCACCATCTCCATTTATTGGAACTGATGAAGAACTTCGTCAAAGTGTTTGTGAAACGGCAGTTAAGCTTGCTAAGGCAGTAAACTATGACTCAGCAGGAACAGTTGAATTCATCATGGGTGAAGATAAGCAATTTTACTTCCTAGAAATGAATACACGTATTCAAGTTGAACACCCAATCACTGAAGAAATCACAGGAATGGATCTTATTGTTTGTATGATCCAAGCTGCTTTTGGTGATGAGTTAGGTATTCCTTCTCAAGAATTCATCAGAAGGTCAGGACATGCAATTGAGTGTCGTATTTGTGCCGAAGATCCAATTACAATGCTTCCAGCTCCAGGTCTTGTTACAGGTTTTGAAACAAACTTCCCACAAGGAACACGTTTTGATCACTGTCTATACAAAGGACTTGAGGTAACACCTGATTTCGACCCAATGGTTGGAAAGTTAGTTTGTAAGGGAATTGTTCGTGATGTTGCTGTTAGAAAAATGAATGCAGCTCTTGATGGATTATTCATTGAAGGACTTAAGACAAACCTTCCTCTGCTAAAAGAAATTATGACAGAGAAGAACTTTGTTGAAGGTCACTACTCAACAGCTTATATTGGTGAAATAGCACCTCAGAACAACGTGAAGACAGACCTAGATCATATTAAACTTTATACGATCATTGCTGGTTCTGAAGCACGTAGGATGGGTATCTAA
- a CDS encoding acyl-CoA carboxylase subunit beta has protein sequence MSTTSENILEQKRALLVDRRMQAELGGGEARIAKQHEQGKYTARERIERLVDPGTFIEFDKFVTHRCVNFGMENKKFYGDGVVTGIAEINGQKIAVYSQDFTCWGGALGEAHARKICKIMDFALDNRIPVIGIQDSGGARIQEGVDALGGYAEIFYRNVKASGVIPQISLIMGPSAGGAVYSPAVTDFIFMVDKSSYMFVTGPDVIKTVTHEEVTKEDLGGATAHSEKSGVCQFKCKDEDETFERVRELMSYIPASNFKKQAPKYTSDPVYRDNSKLKEVVPGNPKKPYDMKEVILDIVDDGHFLEVHKDYARNIIVGFASIGGIKIGIVANQPEVLAGVLDIDSSCKAARFIRFCDAFDIPIVSLVDVPGFLPGTVQEYGGIIKHGSKLLYAYAEATVPLITLITRKSYGGAYDVMASKHIRSDVNLAYPTGEIAVMGAEGAVNIVFRKELQGLEGEAYDKKKAELVANYENNFANPYVAAERGYIDAVILPEETRKRLYEYLVVLKDKNVDRPKRKHGNIQL, from the coding sequence ATGTCAACAACCAGTGAAAATATATTAGAGCAAAAAAGAGCTCTTTTAGTAGACAGAAGAATGCAGGCCGAGCTTGGTGGTGGTGAAGCGAGAATCGCTAAGCAACATGAGCAAGGTAAGTATACTGCAAGAGAAAGAATTGAAAGACTTGTTGATCCGGGTACTTTCATAGAGTTTGATAAGTTTGTTACACATCGTTGTGTGAACTTCGGAATGGAAAATAAGAAGTTTTACGGAGATGGTGTTGTTACAGGTATCGCAGAAATTAACGGACAGAAAATTGCGGTTTACTCTCAAGACTTTACTTGTTGGGGTGGAGCACTTGGTGAAGCTCATGCAAGAAAGATCTGTAAGATTATGGACTTCGCACTTGATAACAGAATTCCTGTAATTGGTATTCAAGATTCAGGTGGAGCTCGTATTCAAGAAGGTGTTGATGCACTTGGTGGATACGCTGAAATTTTCTACAGAAACGTAAAGGCTTCAGGTGTAATTCCTCAGATCTCATTAATCATGGGTCCTTCAGCAGGTGGAGCTGTTTATTCTCCAGCTGTAACTGACTTTATCTTCATGGTTGATAAGTCATCATACATGTTTGTTACGGGTCCAGATGTTATCAAGACTGTAACTCATGAAGAAGTAACAAAAGAAGACCTTGGTGGTGCAACAGCTCACTCAGAAAAGTCAGGTGTATGTCAGTTTAAGTGTAAAGACGAAGACGAAACATTTGAAAGAGTAAGAGAGTTAATGAGCTATATCCCGGCTTCTAACTTTAAAAAGCAAGCGCCTAAATATACTTCGGATCCAGTTTATAGAGATAACTCTAAACTAAAAGAAGTTGTACCAGGTAACCCTAAGAAGCCATACGATATGAAAGAAGTAATTCTTGATATCGTTGATGATGGGCACTTCTTAGAAGTACATAAAGATTATGCAAGAAATATCATCGTTGGTTTCGCATCAATTGGTGGAATTAAAATTGGTATCGTAGCAAATCAACCAGAAGTTCTAGCTGGTGTTCTTGATATCGATTCATCTTGTAAGGCTGCTCGTTTCATCAGATTCTGTGATGCTTTTGATATTCCTATTGTTTCACTTGTAGACGTTCCAGGTTTCTTACCAGGTACAGTTCAAGAGTACGGTGGGATCATTAAGCACGGATCTAAACTTCTATATGCATACGCAGAAGCGACAGTTCCTCTAATTACTTTAATTACAAGAAAGTCTTACGGTGGAGCTTATGACGTTATGGCATCTAAGCACATTCGTTCAGACGTAAACCTTGCTTATCCAACTGGTGAAATTGCAGTTATGGGAGCAGAAGGTGCAGTTAATATTGTATTTAGAAAAGAACTTCAAGGCCTTGAAGGTGAAGCTTATGATAAGAAGAAAGCTGAGCTAGTTGCAAATTATGAGAATAACTTTGCTAATCCATATGTTGCAGCTGAAAGAGGATATATTGATGCTGTTATTCTTCCTGAAGAAACAAGAAAGCGTCTATATGAATACCTAGTAGTTCTTAAAGATAAGAACGTTGACCGTCCAAAACGTAAACACGGGAATATTCAATTATGA